Proteins encoded within one genomic window of Mycolicibacterium aubagnense:
- a CDS encoding DUF4244 domain-containing protein, producing the protein MTLNSFRTLEARATMLLTDESGMSTVEYAIGTVAAAAFGAILYTVVTGDSIVSALTNIISRALTTRG; encoded by the coding sequence ATGACATTGAACAGCTTTCGCACACTCGAAGCCCGAGCGACCATGCTGCTCACCGATGAGAGCGGGATGTCCACCGTCGAATATGCCATCGGCACGGTGGCCGCTGCCGCGTTCGGCGCCATCCTGTACACCGTGGTCACCGGGGACTCGATCGTCAGTGCGCTGACCAACATCATCTCTCGTGCCCTCACCACCAGGGGATGA
- a CDS encoding Fic family protein, protein MAAPDPLAPLAELPGVAEAGDEAREALGRAHRHKVNLRGWPATAAEASMRAARASSVLDGGALSFSKEGEAPAKGERADAVLAGALRVAEALEGGATALIGVWQRAPLQAIARLHTLAAADLADEDHLGRPRTDDPDVGRRLELLGEIVGGAHARSETGLGSRVPATVLAAVAHGELLSLAPFGVADGVVARAVSRLITMASGLDPHGLGVPEMYWMREVGEYRAAARGFASGTADGLTAWLICSSRGLHSGAREALSIAQASAK, encoded by the coding sequence GTGGCTGCACCTGACCCGCTGGCTCCTTTGGCAGAACTGCCCGGCGTGGCCGAGGCGGGAGACGAGGCGCGTGAAGCGCTCGGTAGAGCCCATCGACACAAGGTGAACCTGCGCGGTTGGCCCGCCACCGCAGCCGAGGCCTCGATGCGGGCGGCCCGGGCGTCGTCAGTGCTGGACGGTGGCGCGCTGAGTTTCAGCAAAGAGGGTGAGGCTCCCGCAAAGGGGGAGCGTGCTGATGCCGTGCTGGCCGGCGCGCTGCGGGTGGCCGAGGCTCTCGAAGGTGGCGCGACGGCGCTGATCGGGGTCTGGCAGCGGGCACCCTTGCAGGCGATCGCCCGGCTGCACACACTGGCGGCCGCGGATCTGGCGGATGAGGACCACCTCGGCCGCCCCCGCACCGATGATCCGGACGTGGGTCGGCGGCTGGAACTGCTCGGCGAGATCGTGGGTGGTGCGCACGCGAGGAGCGAAACGGGACTGGGGAGCCGCGTGCCGGCGACAGTGCTCGCGGCCGTCGCTCATGGCGAACTCCTGAGCCTGGCTCCGTTCGGGGTGGCCGACGGTGTGGTGGCGCGCGCGGTGTCGCGGCTGATCACCATGGCCAGCGGGCTGGACCCGCACGGTCTCGGCGTGCCCGAGATGTACTGGATGCGTGAGGTCGGCGAATACCGTGCCGCGGCACGGGGCTTCGCGTCGGGGACCGCTGACGGCCTGACGGCGTGGCTCATCTGCAGCAGCCGCGGCCTGCATTCCGGGGCGCGCGAGGCGCTGTCCATCGCGCAGGCTTCCGCCAAGTAG
- a CDS encoding S1 family peptidase produces the protein MRLAALFATAIALLGASAGVPAHADAPVPLGGGSGIVVDGDTFCTLTTIGHDNRGKLVGFTSAHCGGPGHEVAAEGAENRGNLGVMVAGSQPLDYAVIEFDPAKVQPLNNVNGFQIDGIGPDPAFGQVACKLGRTTGYTCGVTWGPGQDPGTIVDQVCGQPGDSGAPVTVNNKLVGMIHGAFSDDLPTCVVKYVPLHTPAVTVSINAVISDLDAKNRPGAGYVPIA, from the coding sequence ATGCGTCTGGCAGCCCTGTTCGCGACGGCCATTGCCCTGCTTGGCGCGTCGGCCGGGGTGCCGGCACACGCCGACGCACCGGTGCCGCTCGGCGGTGGCTCGGGCATCGTCGTCGATGGCGATACCTTCTGCACCCTCACCACCATCGGGCACGACAACCGCGGCAAGCTCGTCGGCTTCACGTCGGCGCACTGCGGCGGCCCGGGCCACGAAGTGGCGGCCGAGGGCGCCGAGAACCGCGGCAATCTGGGCGTCATGGTGGCCGGCAGCCAGCCCCTGGATTACGCCGTCATCGAATTCGACCCGGCCAAGGTGCAGCCGCTGAACAACGTCAACGGATTCCAGATCGACGGCATCGGTCCGGACCCGGCGTTCGGCCAAGTGGCGTGCAAACTGGGCCGCACGACGGGCTACACCTGTGGCGTCACCTGGGGTCCGGGACAGGACCCGGGCACCATCGTCGACCAGGTATGCGGCCAACCAGGCGACTCGGGTGCACCGGTCACCGTGAACAACAAGCTGGTCGGCATGATCCACGGGGCCTTCAGCGATGACCTGCCGACGTGTGTCGTCAAGTACGTGCCGCTGCACACCCCAGCCGTGACGGTGTCGATCAATGCGGTGATCTCTGACCTCGACGCCAAGAACCGCCCGGGCGCGGGTTACGTCCCCATCGCCTGA
- the soxR gene encoding redox-sensitive transcriptional activator SoxR, which yields MVEIKRMGPTDLLTIGEIVKRTGVAASALHFYERKGLIHPERTAGGTRLYPRHLERRIAVIQVAKRLGIPLSEVAEHFRTLPDDRMPSLRDWTRLNKRWRAQLRERQLELARLQSEMDQCIGCGCISLNHCLVINPGDELAAEGPGARRLLPFDEANPADAERDS from the coding sequence ATGGTTGAGATCAAGCGAATGGGCCCGACCGATCTCCTCACCATCGGGGAGATCGTGAAACGGACCGGCGTCGCTGCGTCAGCGTTGCACTTCTACGAGCGGAAGGGGCTGATCCACCCCGAACGCACGGCCGGCGGGACGCGGTTGTATCCACGTCACCTGGAGCGGCGTATTGCCGTCATCCAGGTGGCGAAGCGGCTCGGCATTCCTCTCAGCGAGGTCGCCGAGCACTTTCGGACGCTTCCCGATGATCGGATGCCGTCATTGCGGGACTGGACCAGGCTCAACAAGAGGTGGCGTGCGCAACTCCGCGAACGGCAGCTCGAATTGGCGCGGCTTCAGTCGGAGATGGACCAGTGCATCGGGTGCGGGTGTATTTCCCTCAACCACTGCCTGGTCATCAACCCCGGCGACGAGCTCGCGGCCGAAGGGCCCGGTGCGCGGCGGCTGCTTCCCTTCGACGAAGCGAATCCGGCAGACGCCGAACGGGATTCGTAA
- a CDS encoding Rv3654c family TadE-like protein has translation MRDERGAATVFAVTLIVVLIGLLTGAAAIGAAVVGRHRAQSAADLAALAGAGALASGPGRSCSRAAAVAEAMGSRVGQCSVRQLDVVVDVEVPVRFGRWNLGVAHGQARAGPGEG, from the coding sequence GTGCGTGACGAGCGTGGTGCCGCGACGGTGTTCGCCGTCACCCTGATCGTGGTGCTCATCGGGCTCCTGACCGGGGCGGCCGCGATCGGCGCCGCGGTGGTCGGCCGCCACCGCGCGCAGTCGGCGGCCGATCTTGCCGCGCTGGCGGGTGCCGGCGCGTTGGCCTCAGGGCCCGGCCGGTCCTGTAGCCGCGCCGCCGCTGTTGCCGAAGCCATGGGCAGCCGGGTTGGTCAGTGTTCGGTGCGGCAGTTGGACGTGGTGGTCGACGTGGAGGTGCCGGTGCGGTTCGGCCGGTGGAATCTCGGCGTCGCGCACGGTCAGGCCCGCGCCGGACCAGGCGAGGGGTAG
- a CDS encoding TadE family type IV pilus minor pilin — translation MPSPPGDDRGGVTVEAAFAVAALIAVTILGIGGLAAVSIQVRCIDAAREAARLAARGDDRAAIETARRAGPDGATVEVRRDGGRVVARVRAPSPLLPGITVGAEAVAAPEPGA, via the coding sequence GTGCCCTCACCACCAGGGGATGACAGAGGCGGCGTCACCGTCGAGGCGGCATTCGCGGTTGCCGCGCTCATCGCGGTCACCATCCTCGGTATCGGTGGCCTCGCGGCGGTCTCGATACAGGTCCGCTGCATCGACGCGGCCCGGGAAGCGGCCCGGCTCGCGGCCCGCGGCGATGACCGTGCCGCCATCGAAACCGCCCGTCGTGCCGGACCCGACGGCGCCACGGTCGAGGTGCGGCGCGACGGCGGACGGGTCGTCGCGCGGGTCCGTGCTCCGTCACCGCTGCTACCCGGCATCACGGTGGGGGCGGAGGCGGTGGCGGCGCCCGAACCTGGTGCGTGA
- a CDS encoding PAS domain-containing protein, producing MADDWLLVETLGAEPAVVAQGQQTQDMVPISAFLRRNSSLMAIQSAIGETVRAGLPLTSITPKSDRVIRTEVVQMNDGRIHGVHVWVGTPEADPPDRMIPGPLKWDLTNGIATDTMESLANSGLNPAAEATHGRAFADDLQTRKLNPNEARVISAVIKPKPGQTFTSTWEMTDFRGRPITVGFAARVLNEPDEDGRDRLVCRAMNWRGIRDHSSATPLDRAQQIAGGPPVPGVYRAMVDLNSWTLIKWIGEPCPLFDWSADASREVVHPNEIAEMAAMTIEFGSGPTSRVLRLRAHDGGWVPIHVTAHRLQVADDTFAGLLSLRLPTYGELMAAGDRLGDDAAES from the coding sequence ATGGCAGACGACTGGCTTCTCGTCGAGACCCTCGGCGCCGAACCTGCCGTCGTCGCGCAAGGGCAGCAAACCCAAGACATGGTTCCCATCAGTGCTTTCCTGCGGCGCAACTCCAGTTTGATGGCGATCCAGTCGGCGATCGGCGAAACCGTGCGCGCCGGGCTGCCGCTGACGAGCATCACACCCAAGAGCGACCGGGTGATCCGGACCGAAGTGGTGCAGATGAACGACGGACGCATCCATGGCGTCCACGTATGGGTCGGCACGCCCGAGGCCGATCCGCCCGACCGGATGATCCCGGGTCCACTGAAGTGGGATCTGACCAACGGTATCGCGACCGACACCATGGAGTCGCTGGCCAACAGCGGACTCAACCCGGCGGCCGAGGCCACCCACGGCCGCGCATTCGCCGACGACCTGCAGACCCGCAAGCTCAACCCGAACGAGGCGCGGGTCATCTCGGCCGTCATCAAGCCGAAACCTGGTCAAACCTTCACCAGCACTTGGGAAATGACCGATTTCCGGGGCCGGCCCATCACCGTCGGATTCGCCGCGCGGGTACTCAACGAACCCGACGAGGATGGCCGCGACCGACTGGTCTGCCGGGCCATGAACTGGCGGGGCATCCGGGACCACTCGTCGGCCACACCACTCGACCGGGCGCAGCAGATCGCGGGCGGCCCGCCCGTGCCCGGGGTCTACCGGGCCATGGTGGATCTGAACAGCTGGACGCTCATCAAGTGGATCGGCGAACCATGTCCGCTCTTCGACTGGAGCGCCGACGCGTCGCGCGAGGTGGTGCACCCGAACGAGATCGCCGAGATGGCAGCCATGACGATCGAGTTCGGCAGCGGGCCGACCTCGCGGGTGCTGCGGTTGCGCGCGCACGACGGCGGGTGGGTCCCGATTCACGTCACCGCGCACCGGCTCCAGGTGGCCGACGACACCTTCGCCGGCCTGCTGTCCTTGCGCCTGCCCACCTACGGTGAGCTCATGGCCGCCGGGGACCGGCTGGGCGACGACGCAGCCGAGTCCTGA
- the acs gene encoding acetate--CoA ligase, with protein MTQDTAVPQAYPPPAEFAAQANATAALYQEADADRLEFWRRQGERLSWATPFTQVLDWSNAPFATWFGDGKLNVAYNCVDRHVEAGNGDRVAIHWEGEPVGDARDITYAQLKDEVSKAANALTALGLVAGDRVAIYMPMVPEAIVAMLACARLGVMHSVVFAGFSATALGARVEDAHAKLVITTDGQYRRGQAASLKTAVDEAVAGQPSVEHVLVVKRTGIDVDWTEGRDVWWHEIVDAQSTEHTPEAFDAEQPLFLLYTSGTTGKPKGIVHTSGGYLTQASYSHHNVFDIKPDDVYWCTADIGWVTGHTYIVYGPLSNGVTQVVYEGTPTSPTEHRHFEIIEKYGVTIYYTAPTLIRTFMKLGHQIPASHELSSLRVLGSVGEPINPEAWRWYHEYIGAGEAPIVDTWWQTETGAIMISPLPGVTAAKPGSAMTPLPGISAKIVDDDGNELVPGADEAEHVTGYLVLDKPWPAMLRGIWGDDERFKDTYWSRFAEQGWYFAGDGARYDADGNIWVLGRIDDVMNISGHRISTAEVESALVGHSGVAEAAVVGATDATTGQAICAFVILKESAHGGPENMIEELRAQVAREISPIAKPREIHVVPELPKTRSGKIMRRLLRDVAEGRELGDTSTLVDPSVFEAIRASK; from the coding sequence ATGACACAAGACACCGCTGTGCCACAGGCTTATCCGCCGCCTGCCGAGTTCGCCGCGCAGGCCAATGCCACTGCTGCGTTGTATCAGGAGGCCGACGCCGATCGCCTGGAATTCTGGCGCCGCCAGGGCGAGCGGTTGTCCTGGGCCACCCCGTTCACGCAGGTTCTGGACTGGTCAAATGCCCCGTTCGCCACGTGGTTCGGCGACGGGAAACTCAATGTCGCCTACAACTGCGTCGACCGCCATGTCGAGGCCGGCAACGGTGACCGTGTCGCGATCCATTGGGAAGGCGAGCCCGTCGGTGACGCCCGCGACATCACCTACGCCCAGCTCAAGGACGAGGTCAGCAAGGCCGCCAACGCCCTGACCGCCCTCGGCCTGGTCGCCGGCGACCGCGTCGCCATCTATATGCCGATGGTGCCCGAGGCCATCGTGGCGATGCTGGCCTGCGCCCGTCTCGGTGTCATGCACTCGGTCGTGTTCGCCGGGTTCTCGGCCACCGCCCTGGGCGCGCGCGTCGAGGACGCGCACGCCAAGCTGGTCATCACCACCGACGGGCAGTACCGGCGCGGGCAGGCCGCCTCGCTCAAGACCGCCGTCGACGAAGCCGTCGCGGGACAACCGAGCGTGGAGCACGTGCTGGTGGTCAAGCGCACCGGCATCGACGTCGACTGGACCGAGGGTCGCGACGTCTGGTGGCACGAGATCGTCGACGCGCAGTCAACCGAGCACACTCCCGAGGCGTTCGACGCCGAGCAACCGCTGTTCCTGCTGTACACCTCCGGCACCACCGGCAAGCCCAAGGGCATCGTGCACACCAGCGGCGGCTACCTGACCCAGGCGTCCTACAGCCACCACAACGTCTTCGACATCAAACCCGACGACGTGTACTGGTGCACCGCCGACATCGGCTGGGTCACCGGGCACACCTACATCGTCTACGGCCCGCTGTCCAACGGCGTCACGCAGGTGGTCTACGAAGGCACCCCCACCTCACCGACCGAGCACCGGCACTTCGAAATCATCGAAAAGTACGGCGTCACCATCTATTACACCGCCCCGACGCTGATCCGCACCTTCATGAAGCTGGGCCACCAGATTCCCGCGTCCCACGAACTGTCGAGCCTGCGGGTGCTGGGCAGCGTCGGCGAGCCCATCAACCCCGAGGCCTGGCGCTGGTACCACGAATACATCGGCGCCGGTGAAGCCCCCATCGTGGACACCTGGTGGCAGACCGAGACCGGCGCCATCATGATCTCCCCGCTGCCCGGCGTCACCGCCGCCAAGCCCGGCTCGGCCATGACCCCGCTGCCCGGCATCAGCGCCAAGATCGTCGACGACGACGGCAACGAACTGGTCCCCGGCGCCGACGAAGCCGAGCACGTCACCGGCTACCTGGTCCTCGACAAGCCGTGGCCGGCGATGCTGCGCGGCATCTGGGGAGACGACGAGCGCTTCAAGGACACCTACTGGTCCCGGTTCGCCGAGCAGGGCTGGTACTTCGCCGGTGATGGCGCCCGCTACGACGCCGACGGCAACATCTGGGTCCTGGGCCGCATCGACGACGTCATGAACATCTCCGGCCACCGCATCTCCACCGCCGAGGTCGAATCCGCGCTCGTCGGGCACTCCGGTGTGGCCGAGGCCGCCGTCGTCGGCGCCACCGACGCCACCACCGGCCAGGCCATCTGCGCGTTCGTCATCCTCAAGGAAAGCGCGCACGGCGGGCCGGAGAACATGATCGAGGAACTGCGCGCCCAAGTGGCGCGGGAGATCTCCCCGATCGCCAAACCGCGCGAGATCCACGTCGTGCCCGAGCTGCCCAAGACCCGCAGCGGCAAGATCATGCGCCGACTGCTACGCGATGTCGCCGAAGGCCGCGAACTCGGCGACACCTCGACCCTGGTCGACCCCAGCGTCTTCGAGGCCATCCGCGCCAGCAAGTAA
- a CDS encoding type II secretion system F family protein: MSPALMLALAVLVAPQPGGLKRLGHRKRLAGLGSGSGPRMLWVSAAVAVVSLVALPLPVTLAGAALVGTAGLRWQRSRREAARAREAQTLQGALGILVGELRAGAHPVAAFDAAAHEVDGPVSAALGEVAARARLGADVAAGLRAVAGSSALPAHWQRLAVYWQLALDHGLAIAPLMRAAERDVVARERFASRIRAGMAGARTTAAVLSALPALGIVLGQLIGAHPVRFLLGDGAAVLAVGVMLCCLGLLWSDRIIARAQR, from the coding sequence ATGAGTCCCGCGCTGATGTTGGCGCTGGCGGTGCTGGTGGCGCCCCAGCCAGGCGGGCTGAAGCGGTTGGGGCATCGAAAACGATTGGCGGGATTGGGGTCTGGCAGTGGTCCGCGGATGCTGTGGGTATCGGCGGCGGTTGCCGTGGTGTCGCTGGTCGCGCTACCCCTGCCGGTGACGCTGGCGGGTGCGGCTCTGGTCGGGACCGCTGGGCTGCGGTGGCAGCGCTCGCGACGGGAGGCCGCACGTGCCAGGGAAGCGCAGACGCTGCAGGGTGCGCTCGGCATTCTGGTCGGAGAACTGCGTGCCGGGGCACATCCGGTGGCGGCGTTCGACGCCGCGGCTCATGAGGTGGACGGACCGGTCTCTGCGGCGCTGGGGGAGGTCGCGGCACGCGCCCGGCTGGGTGCCGATGTCGCGGCCGGGCTGCGCGCCGTCGCGGGGTCGTCGGCGCTGCCGGCGCACTGGCAGCGGCTGGCCGTGTACTGGCAACTGGCGCTCGACCACGGCCTGGCCATCGCCCCGCTCATGCGTGCCGCGGAGCGGGACGTCGTTGCGCGCGAACGCTTCGCGTCGCGGATCAGAGCGGGTATGGCCGGAGCCCGGACGACGGCGGCGGTGCTGTCCGCCTTGCCTGCGCTCGGAATTGTCTTGGGGCAGTTGATCGGTGCGCATCCCGTGCGCTTCCTGCTCGGCGACGGGGCGGCTGTGCTGGCGGTCGGCGTGATGCTGTGCTGCCTCGGGCTGTTGTGGTCGGACCGGATCATCGCGCGGGCGCAGCGATGA
- a CDS encoding HAD-IB family hydrolase encodes MLGAVTATDPAAGAAAAPRQEAESSGPVRTAAFFDLDKTVIAKSSTLAFSKPFFNQGLLNRQAVLKSTYAQFLFLMSGADHDQMDRMRSYLTNMCTGWDVEQVKSIVAETLHDIVDPLVFAEAANLIADHKLCGRDVVVVSASGEEIVAPIARELGAHHSMATRMVVTDGKYTGDVDFYCFAEGKVRAIEELAAREGYALEHCYAYSDSITDLPMLAAVGHPAVVNPDRALRKEAVARDWPVLTFNRPVSLRDRLSAPSGAAVATTLAVGASALAAGAVTYSLLRRLNF; translated from the coding sequence ATGCTGGGAGCCGTGACCGCTACCGATCCGGCCGCCGGGGCCGCGGCCGCGCCGCGCCAGGAGGCCGAGTCCAGCGGTCCCGTGCGCACCGCAGCCTTCTTCGATCTCGATAAAACTGTCATCGCCAAGTCGAGCACCCTCGCTTTTAGCAAACCTTTCTTCAACCAGGGACTACTGAATCGGCAAGCTGTGCTCAAGTCCACTTATGCACAGTTTCTGTTCCTGATGTCGGGCGCCGACCACGATCAGATGGACCGCATGCGGTCGTACCTGACCAACATGTGCACCGGCTGGGACGTCGAACAGGTCAAGTCGATCGTCGCCGAGACGCTGCATGACATCGTCGACCCACTGGTCTTCGCCGAAGCCGCCAACCTGATCGCCGATCACAAGCTGTGCGGCCGCGACGTCGTCGTGGTCTCGGCGTCCGGCGAGGAGATCGTGGCGCCGATCGCCCGCGAACTCGGTGCCCACCATTCGATGGCAACACGCATGGTGGTCACGGACGGCAAGTACACCGGCGACGTCGACTTCTACTGCTTCGCCGAGGGCAAGGTGCGGGCCATCGAGGAACTCGCCGCCCGCGAGGGCTATGCGCTCGAGCACTGCTACGCGTACTCGGACTCCATCACCGATCTGCCGATGCTCGCGGCCGTCGGCCACCCGGCCGTGGTCAATCCGGATCGCGCACTACGCAAGGAGGCCGTCGCGCGCGACTGGCCGGTACTGACCTTCAACCGCCCGGTCTCGCTGCGAGACCGCCTCTCGGCGCCGTCGGGAGCCGCCGTCGCCACGACGCTGGCCGTCGGCGCCAGCGCCCTCGCAGCCGGCGCCGTGACGTACTCGCTGCTCCGTCGGCTGAACTTCTGA
- the ssd gene encoding septum site-determining protein Ssd: protein MTTTGALALISDAGLRDDIERIAAAAGIRVVYAAEPSGRNAWVGAAAVLLDVAAARRCRELGMPRRPAVVLIAAEAPGTREFEAAMVIGAQEVITLPGQESDLVGVLADAAAGESDGRRGAVVAVIGGRGGGGASVFAIALAQAAGDPGHECLLVDVDAWGGGIDLALGAEGDAGLRWPDLAAAGGRLSYAALRDALPRRRGVVMLSAGRTGVELRPAALAAVVEAGSRAGATVICDVPRQASAAAETALVAADLVVLVVPAEVRACAATRVVADWVAALNPNVGVVVRGPAPGGLRAAEISTILGLPLLATMRAESSLDDALERGGLGRSLRNRSPLAMAARRVLAVLRGQPGEAA from the coding sequence ATGACAACAACCGGGGCGCTGGCGCTGATCTCCGACGCCGGACTGCGCGACGACATCGAGCGCATCGCGGCGGCGGCGGGCATCAGGGTGGTGTACGCGGCAGAGCCGTCCGGCCGGAATGCGTGGGTCGGAGCGGCGGCGGTACTGCTCGATGTCGCGGCCGCGCGGCGCTGTCGCGAGCTCGGGATGCCACGGCGGCCCGCCGTGGTGTTGATCGCCGCCGAAGCGCCGGGCACTCGCGAGTTCGAGGCCGCGATGGTGATCGGCGCGCAGGAGGTCATCACCTTGCCCGGCCAGGAATCCGATCTGGTCGGTGTCCTGGCCGACGCTGCGGCCGGTGAATCGGACGGTCGCCGAGGTGCCGTCGTCGCGGTGATCGGTGGCCGCGGGGGTGGCGGTGCATCGGTGTTTGCGATCGCCTTGGCGCAGGCCGCGGGCGACCCGGGCCACGAATGTCTGTTGGTTGATGTCGACGCCTGGGGCGGCGGCATCGATCTGGCCCTCGGCGCCGAGGGCGATGCCGGCCTGCGCTGGCCGGACCTGGCGGCAGCGGGCGGACGGCTCAGTTATGCGGCGCTGCGTGATGCGCTGCCGCGCCGGCGCGGCGTGGTGATGCTGTCAGCCGGGCGCACCGGCGTCGAGTTGAGGCCGGCGGCGCTGGCCGCCGTTGTCGAGGCCGGGAGCCGGGCTGGTGCGACCGTGATCTGCGATGTGCCGCGGCAGGCGTCGGCTGCGGCGGAGACGGCCCTTGTCGCAGCCGATCTCGTGGTGTTGGTGGTGCCGGCGGAGGTGCGGGCCTGTGCAGCCACCCGCGTGGTGGCGGATTGGGTGGCGGCGCTCAATCCGAACGTCGGTGTGGTGGTTCGGGGTCCGGCGCCCGGGGGGCTCCGCGCTGCCGAGATATCGACGATCCTGGGGTTACCGCTGCTGGCCACCATGCGCGCGGAGAGCAGTCTCGACGATGCGCTGGAGCGGGGCGGTCTCGGCCGCAGTCTGCGGAACAGGTCACCGCTGGCGATGGCCGCCCGCCGCGTGCTCGCGGTGCTGCGCGGGCAGCCGGGGGAGGCGGCATGA
- a CDS encoding TadA family conjugal transfer-associated ATPase: MTSSLVDRVRERLAAQNSGALHPNSVAAAIRAESGGVLADSDVLAGMRLLQTELTGAGILEPLLRAPGTTDVLVSAPDEVWVDDGNGLRRSMVRFPDEAAVQRLAQRLALAAGRRLDDSQPWVDGHLDSVGGGLSVRLHAVLPPIAAAGTCLSLRVLRPATQDLAALVGAGAIAPPAAALIADIVAARLAFLVSGGTGAGKTTMLSALLGAVGPDERIVCVEDAAELAPQHPHLVRLVARGANVEGVGEVTVRDLVRQALRMRPDRIVVGEVRGAEVVDLLAALNTGHEGGAGTVHANSPAEVPARMEALAAVGGLERAALHSQLSAACQLVLHTARARDGRRHLSEIAVLRRASDGIVTAVTAWHVDRGAGPGMAALGELLAARGRS, translated from the coding sequence ATGACGTCGTCGTTGGTGGATCGCGTCCGGGAGCGACTGGCCGCACAGAACAGCGGCGCGCTGCATCCCAACTCGGTGGCCGCAGCCATTCGCGCCGAGTCCGGCGGCGTGCTTGCCGACAGTGACGTACTGGCCGGCATGCGGCTGTTGCAGACCGAACTGACCGGTGCCGGGATTCTGGAGCCGCTCCTGCGGGCGCCGGGTACCACCGACGTGCTGGTGAGCGCGCCCGACGAGGTGTGGGTTGACGATGGAAACGGGTTGCGCCGCAGCATGGTCCGCTTTCCGGACGAGGCCGCCGTACAGCGCTTGGCGCAACGGCTGGCGCTGGCTGCCGGTCGTCGGCTGGATGATTCGCAACCGTGGGTCGACGGTCACCTGGATAGTGTCGGTGGCGGCTTGAGCGTCCGGTTGCATGCCGTGCTGCCGCCGATCGCCGCGGCAGGCACCTGCCTCTCGCTGCGGGTGCTACGGCCCGCGACCCAGGACCTGGCCGCTCTCGTCGGGGCCGGAGCCATCGCACCGCCTGCCGCCGCATTGATCGCCGACATCGTGGCGGCGCGGCTCGCCTTCCTGGTCTCAGGCGGGACCGGCGCCGGCAAGACCACCATGTTGTCGGCGCTCCTCGGGGCCGTCGGCCCGGACGAACGGATCGTCTGCGTCGAGGATGCTGCCGAGCTGGCTCCGCAACATCCGCATCTGGTCCGATTGGTCGCTCGCGGCGCCAACGTCGAAGGCGTGGGCGAGGTGACGGTGCGCGACCTGGTGCGGCAGGCGCTGCGGATGCGTCCCGACCGCATCGTGGTCGGCGAAGTTCGCGGTGCGGAGGTCGTGGATCTGCTCGCCGCACTCAACACGGGCCACGAGGGCGGGGCCGGGACGGTCCATGCCAACAGCCCCGCCGAGGTGCCCGCCCGCATGGAGGCGTTGGCGGCGGTCGGCGGGTTGGAGCGGGCAGCACTGCATTCGCAACTCTCGGCCGCGTGCCAGCTCGTGCTGCACACCGCGCGTGCCCGTGACGGGCGCCGGCACTTGAGTGAGATCGCGGTGCTGCGCCGTGCTTCCGACGGGATCGTCACGGCCGTGACCGCATGGCACGTCGATCGGGGCGCCGGACCTGGAATGGCGGCGCTGGGCGAGCTGCTTGCGGCTCGGGGTCGGTCATGA
- a CDS encoding type II secretion system F family protein → MSAASLLLLALAILLIPATPAHRIRPRVPDRSSPPAMSNDDALAVPSSLDVLAACLSAGMATSAAASAAVPSAPAGLAGVLRRAAELLALGASPATAWSDRGGGTDPHVIALLRLARRSASSGAAMAQGVAELAEQARADAGDAADAAAERANVLIAGPLGLCYLPAFVCLGIVPVVAGLAGDVFRSGLL, encoded by the coding sequence ATGAGCGCGGCGTCGCTGCTTCTGCTCGCGTTGGCCATTCTGCTGATCCCGGCCACGCCGGCGCACCGAATCCGGCCGCGGGTGCCGGACCGGTCGTCGCCCCCGGCGATGTCGAACGACGACGCGCTGGCGGTGCCGTCGAGCTTGGACGTGCTGGCGGCCTGTCTGTCGGCGGGCATGGCGACCAGCGCCGCGGCCTCGGCTGCGGTGCCGTCGGCGCCGGCCGGATTGGCCGGTGTGCTGCGTCGCGCGGCCGAACTGCTGGCTTTGGGGGCAAGTCCGGCGACGGCCTGGTCGGATCGGGGTGGGGGTACTGATCCGCACGTGATCGCGCTGCTGCGGTTGGCCCGCCGGTCGGCGTCCTCGGGCGCTGCGATGGCTCAGGGCGTCGCCGAACTGGCCGAGCAGGCCAGGGCTGACGCCGGTGACGCGGCGGACGCTGCCGCCGAGCGGGCCAATGTCCTGATCGCCGGTCCGCTGGGGCTCTGCTACCTGCCGGCATTCGTCTGTCTCGGCATCGTGCCCGTCGTCGCTGGTCTGGCGGGTGACGTGTTCCGGTCCGGGCTGCTGTGA